The DNA region CCTGGGAAATGATTCTGTAGCGCTCGATCGGGAAGCGGTAGCCACGCTCAACCCAGCCCCAACCTGTCCAGTCGATATAGCGACGGTAGCCAGTACCGATTCTTTCGCGCACTTCGCGAGTTTCAAAGTGGTAGGTCAACAATGGGAAGCGGATTTTAACCACGCCGTTGGCTTCCATTTTCATTTCGGCTTTTTCGTCAAATACGCAGCCATAAAGTCCGTCCACGCTGCGCACGCGGCCCTTTACAGTTTCGCCGACTTTCACTTCACGGCCTTTTGGCATTTTAAAATCAAAGAACCAGTTCACTGCCGCACCATTGGCATAGAAGCTTGTCGTGTTCATGGTGACGGAACCATCGAACTCGATCAAGTCCGCCTCCGCAGTACGACTTTTATTTTCATAAGTGCCTTCAAAAATATTTGCGCTGGATACAGCGGGCACGACCATCATCGCCATCAAAGCAAAAAACTTCTTCACGAAAACTCCCCTAGTTTCGGTTGAATAAAATCAAATAATCTTTAGGACCTGTTTGCTCCAACAAAGTTGCAAACTTATTTGGTTCCAATTTTTTATGATAAGTTCTGCGGGCGGTGTTTCGGACCATACAGCCAAAAGCACTTGTGCCTGCGGGATCCACAGCTCCCCCGTCGAAGCATTTTGGTTCAAAATGCTGTTCTTGTTCGCGCGTCACCGGATAGGTGCTGACGCTGAGGCTGGTCACATCCAGCTGATATTCGTTCTTTAATTTCCAAACTGGATTCGCTTCCAGCAACTGAGATGAATAAATATTCGGAACGATCACTGCAACACGCAGGCCTTCGGATTGCGCTTTCTTTATGCCCTCCACCAGACGAGGCATCTCATCTTTGATGGGAATATAAACAGCCTCACGGAACAATTCCACGTAGGGCAACATCGGTTCAACGATGACCAGGTCATACTTGGAACCCGCTTCCTGACTCTTTTCAATGAACCCCTTAACAAGTTCCATTTCTTCAATTTTATTTGGAGTCACACCCAATACGATGACGGGAGCAGCCTTAAGCTGAGCCTGCAGGTTTTCAAAAACCAAAGCCCCCATGTCCTCAGGTTGAGAAACGTGAGTAAATCCGATTTTAGTCTCTGTTTCAGGACCCACATTCAACTTAGACATGGCGAAGATACCAAGTGCAATAAGGGCGACTGCGACGATCCAATAAAGATGCTTCATAGGACTATCGGCGTACCACCCCTGACCCATCATGGCAAGGCTCGTTGTATTCTGTTAGAATTGTGCTAAGTTGCGATCATTACAGAGGACCCGATCCTAATAAGACAGGTACCTACAAAATTATGGCCAATACTACGAATTCTTCGATTAATTTCCTTTTAATTGGCTCTGGCCGAGTTGCCCGCCATTTAGCCCACTATTTTCATCTGTCAAATATCAGCTTTCAAACTTGGGATCGTTCACAAGACCCTCATGCATTGCGCGTTAAAGTCGCTGCGGCAACCCATGTTTTACTGGCGATCAGCGATAGCGCATTGCAGGGATTTTACCGGCAACACTTGCTGGGACATGATGACAAAGTCGTCGTGCATTTTTCAGGAGCCCATACTTTCGAAGGTATGATTGCCGCTCATCCGCTGATGACCTTTGGACAGGAACTTTACACCCTTGAGTTTTACCGCAAAATTCACTTCACACTGACTGGTGCCAGCAGCTTGGACGAAGCCATGCCGGGTCTCACAAACACTTACTCCTGGCTCCCTTCGGCACAAAAAGCGCTTTATCATACATACTGTGTGATGGGCGGAAACTTTGTGACTCTGTTGATTGCCAGAATGCTTTCCGGTTTCGCAACCATGAAAATCCCGCCAGAAGCGGCTCACCTGTACGTGCAAAAAGTTGTGGAAAATACTTTTGCAAATCCTGATGCTGCTTTGACAGGCCCTCTGGTTCGCAAGGACGTGGAAACTGTGAAGGCCAATCTTAAAGCACTTGAAAATGATCCGGCTTTGAAAATTTACGAAGCCTTTCTTGAAACTTACTGGCCCGAATACCCGCAAAAGTGAGGGACTAATTATGAAATCCATCCTCGACTTCCAGGAAAAGAAAAATAAGAAGCAAAAGATCTCGATGATCACTTGCTATGACTACACTTTCGCGACAATCGTGGCCGAAAGCAATATCGACTGCATCCTGGTCGGTGACTCTTTGGCAAACACCATGCATGGATTTCCAACTACACTGCCTGCCACGGTGAACATGATGGCGCTACATACAGCCGCTGTGGTTCGTGGTGTTGCTGCGAAAAAATTCGTTGTCGCCGACTTCCCGTTCATGGCCAATCGCAAAGGACTGACTGCGACCATGACCGCTGCAGAAAAAATCATGCAAGCCGGGGCCCAAGCCCTGAAGCTTGAGGGCGGGGATGAGTTTACTTATAAAGTGGTTACGCATCTGGTGAACTCCGGCGTGCCTGTGATGGGTCACTT from Bdellovibrio sp. GT3 includes:
- a CDS encoding DUF2520 domain-containing protein — translated: MRVKVAAATHVLLAISDSALQGFYRQHLLGHDDKVVVHFSGAHTFEGMIAAHPLMTFGQELYTLEFYRKIHFTLTGASSLDEAMPGLTNTYSWLPSAQKALYHTYCVMGGNFVTLLIARMLSGFATMKIPPEAAHLYVQKVVENTFANPDAALTGPLVRKDVETVKANLKALENDPALKIYEAFLETYWPEYPQK
- the panB gene encoding 3-methyl-2-oxobutanoate hydroxymethyltransferase — encoded protein: MKSILDFQEKKNKKQKISMITCYDYTFATIVAESNIDCILVGDSLANTMHGFPTTLPATVNMMALHTAAVVRGVAAKKFVVADFPFMANRKGLTATMTAAEKIMQAGAQALKLEGGDEFTYKVVTHLVNSGVPVMGHLGLTPQSVNQLGGFKVQGRDEKAQAKIKEQALRLQEAGAFCVVLECVPSALAAEITKSLDIPTIGIGAGPDTDGQVLVLQDMLGMNPGFKPKFVKTYFNGFEAIKEVFNNYHSEVEAVDFPTEKESYS